GATGCACACGACCTTGCCGATACGGGCGAGCGGCGGCCCGACCCGTACGCCTGCGGCGTCCAGTACGGGCAGCTCGCCGGCGTCCGCCGCGGCCCGTATCAGGGCGAGGGCGGACGCGTCGGCGAGCAGCTCCCCGTCGATGTCCGTGACAAGGCCGGACAGGTCACGCAGGGTCGTCCCGTCCTGGTCCAGCAGGGCCGGACGCTCGGCGCCCGGAGTGCCGACACGCAGCAGCTTCATGGTGTATTTCCCCTGTCGAGTACGAGCCCGGTCGATGGGTAGCGGCCATCGGAAGGATCGGAGGATTGGCCGATCCTCCAAGACATCGGACCACCCCGCAAGACCCCGTTCACAACCTGGACTCTTACGCGGCAGTAGCAAGCGCGCCCGCCGTCGGCATGTCCCGGTAGAGGAAGGCACGCTCGACGGCCGTCCAGGTGGTGCTGGTGACGATGTAGAGCGCGGCGGCCAGCGGCACCCACGCCACGGTGAGCAGCGTGGCGAAGGAGAGCAGCGGCATGACCTTGGTCATCGCGGCCATCGCGCCCATGCCCGGCGCCTGATCCGGCAGCGGCGCGGCCGCCATCTGCAGCTTCGTACGCCGGTAGTTGAAGGTCGCCACCGCGGCGACGATCGCGAAGAGCGCGATGTACACGAGCCCCGCACCGCCGAAGACCCCGCCGTGCGCGAGCGCGTCGCTCCAGCGGTCGCCGAGCGGCGCGGCGAAGAGCGTGTGGCTGAGCAGCTCGTTCGGCTCGCCGCCGATCCGCCCGCTGGAGAACAGGTGGTACATCAGGAAGAACGCCGGCAGCTGCAGCAGGCTCGGCAGGCACCCCGAGAGCGGCGAGACCTTCTCCTTCGCGTGCAGCTCCATGAGCGCCTTCTGCATACGGTCCGGGTTCTTGCCGTGCTTCTTCCGCAGCTCGGCGATCTGCGGCGAGAGCCTGGCCTTGGCCTTCTGACCACGGGCGGCCGCCCGGGAGAGCGGATGGACGGCGAGCCGTACGAGCGCGGTGAAGAGGATGATCGCGGCGGCAGTCGCGGAAGCGTGGAACAGCGGCTGGAGCAGGTCGGCGAGGTGTGCGACCAGGCTGGCGAAAACGGACATGGGTGAGCCCTCCGAGGGTCTCGTCGTGCCGGGATGAGGACATGACGGCATGACGACCCGCGAGGGGGTTCAACGAAAGGGTGCCCCTACGCGGCCGTCAGGAGGGCACGGCCGGGGGCTCGGGGCCGGGTCCGGCCCTTCGCGTCGGGATCGCGCTGCGGCAGGAACGCG
The Streptomyces lunaelactis genome window above contains:
- a CDS encoding YidC/Oxa1 family membrane protein insertase, translating into MSVFASLVAHLADLLQPLFHASATAAAIILFTALVRLAVHPLSRAAARGQKAKARLSPQIAELRKKHGKNPDRMQKALMELHAKEKVSPLSGCLPSLLQLPAFFLMYHLFSSGRIGGEPNELLSHTLFAAPLGDRWSDALAHGGVFGGAGLVYIALFAIVAAVATFNYRRTKLQMAAAPLPDQAPGMGAMAAMTKVMPLLSFATLLTVAWVPLAAALYIVTSTTWTAVERAFLYRDMPTAGALATAA